The following proteins are encoded in a genomic region of Arthrobacter jiangjiafuii:
- a CDS encoding acyl-CoA dehydrogenase family protein — protein MFELTEDQLAIRDMVRDFAAEALAPNAAKWDETKHFPVDVLAQAGELGMGGIYAAEEYGGSGLSRSDAVLIFEELSAADPSIAAYISIHNMVVWMIDSFGTADQRARWVPELASMTALGSYCLTEPGAGSDAAALTTKAERDGGEYVLNGVKQFISGAGASKYYIVMARTSGTGARGISAFVVPADTPGLSFGPAERKMGWNAQPTGQVIFTDLRIPAGNLLGAEGDGFGIAMKGLNGGRINMGACSLGGAQSALDKTVAHLKQRTAFGKPLIEQTSLLFRLADMEMDLQTARTMLWRAAQALDRGAPDVVKLCAIAKRVATDNAFRVANEALQLHGGYGYLSEYGLEKIVRDLRVHQILEGSNEIMQLIVGRNLAEAGA, from the coding sequence ATGTTCGAACTTACGGAAGATCAGCTGGCGATCAGGGACATGGTGCGGGATTTCGCCGCCGAGGCGCTGGCGCCGAATGCCGCGAAATGGGATGAAACCAAGCACTTTCCCGTGGATGTCCTGGCCCAGGCCGGTGAACTGGGCATGGGCGGCATCTACGCTGCAGAGGAATACGGCGGCTCGGGCCTCTCCCGCTCCGACGCGGTGCTGATCTTCGAGGAGCTCTCCGCGGCAGACCCGTCGATTGCCGCCTACATCTCGATCCACAACATGGTGGTGTGGATGATCGATTCCTTCGGGACCGCTGACCAGCGCGCCCGGTGGGTCCCGGAGCTCGCCTCCATGACTGCCCTGGGCAGCTACTGCCTCACCGAACCCGGCGCAGGCTCGGACGCGGCAGCACTGACCACCAAGGCGGAGCGCGACGGCGGCGAGTACGTCCTGAACGGCGTCAAGCAGTTCATTTCCGGAGCCGGGGCATCGAAGTACTACATCGTGATGGCCCGGACCAGCGGCACCGGGGCACGCGGAATCAGCGCCTTCGTGGTGCCGGCGGATACCCCCGGGCTGTCCTTCGGCCCGGCCGAGCGCAAAATGGGCTGGAACGCCCAACCCACCGGACAAGTGATCTTCACCGACCTGCGCATTCCCGCGGGCAACCTGCTGGGCGCCGAAGGCGACGGCTTCGGCATCGCCATGAAGGGGCTGAACGGCGGCCGCATCAACATGGGCGCCTGTTCCCTGGGCGGTGCCCAGTCCGCCCTGGACAAAACTGTGGCGCACCTGAAGCAGCGCACGGCGTTCGGGAAGCCGCTGATCGAGCAGACCTCGCTGCTGTTCCGGCTCGCCGACATGGAGATGGACCTGCAGACCGCCCGCACCATGCTGTGGCGCGCCGCGCAGGCGCTGGACCGCGGCGCCCCCGACGTCGTAAAGCTCTGCGCCATCGCCAAGCGGGTGGCCACTGACAACGCCTTCCGGGTGGCCAACGAGGCCCTGCAGCTGCACGGCGGCTACGGCTACCTTTCCGAATACGGCCTGGAGAAAATCGTCCGGGACCTGCGGGTCCATCAAATACTGGAAGGCTCCAACGAGATCATGCAGCTCATTGTCGGCCGGAACCTGGCGGAGGCCGGAGCATGA
- the mmsB gene encoding 3-hydroxyisobutyrate dehydrogenase: MSDTQQTLPRLGFIGMGNMGGPMAANLVAAGYTVTGYDPVPAAAERAAAAGVRMAGTGAEAVAQADVVITMLPTGRHVLNALSGDGDTPGLLAAADGDTLFLECSTISVDDATTAHALMLETGHRGLDAPVSGGVVGAEAGTLTFMVGGAAEDFAAALPVLEVMGGRVVHCGGPGAGQAAKICNNMILGVSMIAVSEAFVLGEELGLSHQALFDVASAASGQCWALTTNCPVPGPVPASPANRDYRPGFAAALMAKDLGLAADALDSTGVSAELGRRAGEIYRNLTESGGGGEDFSAIINTIRANSTQPGPAGSAGVAGTASQRTAGQQPAEQSGTA, from the coding sequence ATGAGCGACACACAGCAGACCCTGCCCCGGCTGGGATTCATCGGTATGGGCAACATGGGCGGACCGATGGCCGCTAACCTGGTCGCTGCCGGCTACACCGTGACCGGGTACGACCCGGTACCGGCTGCGGCGGAGCGCGCAGCCGCGGCCGGCGTGCGGATGGCCGGAACGGGAGCGGAGGCGGTGGCGCAGGCCGACGTCGTGATCACCATGCTGCCCACCGGCCGGCATGTGCTCAACGCGCTGTCCGGCGACGGCGACACCCCCGGCCTGCTGGCCGCAGCGGACGGTGACACCCTGTTCCTGGAGTGCTCCACGATCTCCGTCGATGACGCCACCACCGCCCACGCGCTGATGCTCGAGACCGGGCACCGCGGGCTGGACGCGCCGGTCTCCGGCGGCGTGGTGGGCGCAGAGGCCGGAACCCTGACCTTCATGGTGGGCGGCGCCGCGGAGGACTTCGCCGCAGCTCTGCCGGTGCTGGAGGTCATGGGCGGCCGCGTGGTGCACTGCGGCGGACCCGGCGCCGGACAGGCAGCGAAAATCTGCAACAACATGATCCTTGGCGTCTCGATGATCGCCGTCAGCGAGGCCTTTGTCCTGGGCGAGGAACTGGGCCTGAGCCACCAGGCGCTGTTTGACGTCGCGTCTGCCGCCTCCGGGCAGTGCTGGGCCCTGACGACCAACTGTCCGGTTCCCGGCCCGGTGCCGGCCAGCCCCGCCAACCGGGACTACCGCCCGGGCTTTGCCGCGGCGCTGATGGCCAAGGACCTGGGCCTGGCCGCCGATGCCCTGGATTCGACCGGCGTCAGCGCGGAGCTGGGCCGGCGGGCCGGGGAAATCTACCGTAATCTCACCGAGTCCGGTGGCGGGGGAGAGGACTTCTCCGCAATCATCAACACCATCCGCGCCAACAGCACCCAGCCCGGTCCTGCCGGGTCCGCGGGCGTCGCAGGAACCGCAAGCCAGAGAACAGCCGGGCAGCAGCCGGCAGAACAGAGTGGAACAGCATGA
- a CDS encoding aldehyde dehydrogenase family protein, whose protein sequence is MWIGGEPVEAASGQWREVKNPARREAVIARVPAGGPEDVDRAVAAARSAFGGWSSAHFTVRSRALNLIADDIEARAEDFARLTALDTGNALRTQARPEVATLVALFRYFAGIAGEVKGVTLPAGDGQLQYTRLEPLGVVACILPWNSPLMIAGFKLPAALAAGNTVILKAADDAPLTILLLAEICGRHLPAGTVNALTGRGSVIGAALAEHPGVDKVSFTGSTEVGRGVARTAGERLAHVSLELGGKNPSIVFPDAVDDDLIDGLLLASRFTRQGQSCTAGSRLFLHEDIYDEVLEKLAAKLGALTVGDPLDEATDMGAIINNSQFSSISGYLDEGRSSMTTILGGSVPEQGPLTEGYFHLPTIFGGGRNDFRLAQEEIFGPVLVAIPWRDTDEVIRMANESHYGLAAFVWSHNLDNALNTAHRVEAGWVQVNQGGGQVVGQSYGGYKQSGIGREVSLEGMLAGFTQTKQINVKLRG, encoded by the coding sequence ATGTGGATCGGCGGCGAACCGGTGGAGGCTGCCTCCGGGCAGTGGCGCGAGGTGAAGAACCCGGCCCGTCGGGAAGCCGTCATTGCCCGCGTTCCTGCCGGCGGCCCGGAAGACGTGGACCGGGCCGTAGCGGCCGCCCGGTCCGCCTTCGGCGGCTGGAGCAGCGCCCACTTCACCGTCCGTTCCAGGGCCCTGAACCTGATCGCGGATGACATCGAGGCCCGGGCCGAAGACTTTGCCCGCCTCACCGCACTGGATACCGGCAACGCCCTGCGCACCCAGGCCCGGCCCGAAGTGGCCACCCTGGTGGCGCTGTTCCGCTACTTCGCAGGGATCGCCGGGGAGGTCAAGGGCGTGACGCTGCCGGCCGGGGACGGCCAGCTGCAGTACACCCGGCTGGAACCGCTGGGCGTGGTGGCCTGCATCCTGCCGTGGAACTCACCGCTGATGATCGCCGGCTTCAAGCTCCCCGCCGCACTGGCAGCCGGCAACACCGTGATCCTCAAGGCAGCCGATGATGCGCCGCTGACGATCCTGCTGCTGGCGGAGATCTGTGGACGGCACCTGCCCGCCGGCACGGTCAATGCGCTGACCGGCCGCGGCTCCGTCATCGGGGCGGCGCTGGCCGAGCATCCCGGCGTCGACAAAGTGTCCTTCACCGGATCCACCGAGGTGGGCCGCGGCGTCGCACGCACTGCCGGTGAGCGGCTCGCCCACGTCTCGCTGGAACTGGGCGGGAAAAACCCCTCGATCGTGTTCCCTGACGCCGTTGATGATGACCTGATCGACGGGCTGCTGCTGGCCTCCCGGTTCACCCGCCAGGGTCAGAGCTGCACGGCCGGTTCACGGTTGTTCCTGCACGAGGACATTTACGACGAGGTGTTGGAAAAGCTGGCGGCGAAGCTGGGCGCCCTGACCGTGGGCGATCCGCTGGACGAGGCCACCGACATGGGCGCCATCATCAACAACAGCCAGTTCTCCTCGATCAGCGGGTACCTGGACGAGGGGCGCAGCTCGATGACGACCATCCTGGGCGGCTCGGTTCCGGAGCAGGGCCCGCTCACCGAAGGCTACTTCCACCTGCCCACGATTTTCGGCGGGGGCCGCAATGACTTCCGGCTGGCGCAGGAGGAGATCTTCGGGCCGGTGCTGGTGGCCATCCCGTGGCGGGACACCGACGAGGTGATCCGGATGGCCAACGAGTCGCACTACGGACTGGCGGCCTTTGTCTGGTCGCACAACCTGGACAACGCACTGAACACCGCCCACCGGGTGGAAGCGGGCTGGGTCCAGGTCAACCAGGGCGGCGGCCAGGTGGTGGGCCAGTCCTACGGCGGCTACAAGCAGAGCGGAATCGGCCGCGAAGTGTCCCTGGAGGGGATGCTCGCCGGCTTCACCCAGACCAAGCAGATCAACGTCAAGCTGCGCGGCTAG
- a CDS encoding YeeE/YedE family protein: protein MLISGLFVGIALGFVMQRGRFCVTGAFRDIWVTRNTRWLTAFMVVVAVQSVGVFALDAAGVIALEPAAFPWLATIVGGLIFGFAIVLAGGCATGTYYRAGEGLVGSWLALITYALFAAIMKTGPLAGFTSSMRSVTVEQGTFHSVLNVSPWILVALLSAAVGVAVRHHLRKPKFTMAALPASKSGLAHLLFEKPWNAFATAVVIGLIAIAAWPLSWATGREAGLGITTPSSNAVNFLVTGDAELVDWGVFLVLGILVGSFIAAKGSGEFRIRVPDANTVLKSLGGGALMGVGAALAGGCTIGNAMVETAQFSFQGWTALVCMILGTGLAARLTIMKRRPPAGSGGGAGAVSGAARPAGAAAPARS, encoded by the coding sequence ATGCTTATCTCCGGCCTGTTTGTGGGCATCGCCCTGGGCTTTGTCATGCAGCGAGGGCGTTTCTGCGTCACCGGCGCATTCCGGGACATCTGGGTCACCCGCAACACCCGCTGGCTGACTGCCTTCATGGTGGTTGTGGCCGTGCAGAGTGTCGGGGTGTTCGCCCTGGATGCCGCCGGCGTGATCGCCCTCGAGCCGGCTGCCTTCCCCTGGCTGGCCACCATCGTGGGCGGCCTCATTTTCGGATTTGCCATCGTCCTGGCGGGCGGGTGCGCAACCGGTACGTACTACCGTGCCGGTGAAGGCCTGGTGGGCAGCTGGCTGGCCCTCATCACCTACGCCCTCTTTGCCGCCATCATGAAGACCGGTCCGCTGGCCGGATTCACTTCCTCCATGCGGTCGGTGACTGTGGAACAGGGCACGTTCCACTCGGTACTGAATGTCTCTCCGTGGATCCTTGTGGCACTGCTGTCCGCCGCCGTCGGCGTCGCCGTCCGCCACCACCTGCGCAAGCCGAAGTTCACAATGGCGGCCTTGCCGGCGTCCAAGTCCGGGCTGGCCCATCTCCTGTTCGAGAAGCCCTGGAACGCCTTTGCCACCGCCGTGGTGATCGGGCTGATTGCAATTGCGGCCTGGCCGCTGAGCTGGGCCACCGGGCGCGAGGCCGGACTGGGCATCACCACGCCATCGTCGAACGCCGTCAACTTCCTGGTCACCGGAGATGCCGAACTCGTGGATTGGGGCGTCTTCCTGGTCCTGGGCATCCTGGTGGGCTCCTTCATCGCGGCCAAGGGCAGCGGCGAGTTCCGGATCCGGGTGCCCGATGCCAATACCGTGCTCAAGAGCCTGGGCGGTGGAGCGCTGATGGGTGTCGGAGCGGCACTGGCCGGCGGCTGCACCATCGGCAATGCCATGGTCGAGACCGCGCAGTTCAGCTTCCAGGGCTGGACCGCACTGGTCTGCATGATCCTCGGCACCGGTCTTGCCGCGCGGCTCACCATCATGAAGCGGCGCCCGCCAGCCGGCTCCGGCGGCGGTGCCGGAGCCGTTTCGGGTGCGGCACGCCCTGCCGGGGCAGCTGCCCCGGCGCGCTCCTGA
- a CDS encoding enoyl-CoA hydratase: MSEYENILLERSGRVGIITLNRPKALNALNFGLMQDVVAAATNLDEDPEIGAIIITGSERAFAAGADIKEMSEKTYVDMYLGNWFRGWDTLAAVRTPVIAAVAGHALGGGCELALLCDFIIAADTAKFGQPEIKLGVIPGIGGSQRLTRAVGKAKAMEMILTGRTIGAEEAERAGMVARVVPAAELLDDARSTAETIASMSAPVAMLGKELVNAAFETTLDSGIRLERRVFHSVFALEDQKEGMAAFIEKRKPEFKHR, encoded by the coding sequence ATGAGCGAGTACGAGAACATCCTCCTGGAGCGCAGCGGCCGGGTGGGCATCATCACCCTGAACCGGCCCAAGGCGCTCAACGCCCTGAACTTCGGGCTGATGCAGGACGTGGTGGCCGCAGCCACCAACCTGGACGAGGACCCGGAGATCGGCGCCATCATCATCACCGGATCGGAACGGGCCTTTGCCGCGGGAGCGGACATCAAGGAGATGTCCGAGAAGACCTACGTGGACATGTACCTCGGGAACTGGTTCCGCGGCTGGGACACCCTCGCTGCAGTGCGCACCCCGGTGATTGCCGCCGTCGCCGGCCATGCCCTGGGCGGGGGCTGCGAACTGGCGCTGCTGTGCGACTTCATCATCGCGGCCGACACGGCGAAGTTCGGGCAGCCGGAAATCAAGCTCGGCGTCATTCCCGGAATCGGCGGCTCGCAGCGCCTGACCCGTGCCGTCGGCAAGGCCAAGGCAATGGAAATGATCCTCACCGGCCGGACCATCGGTGCCGAGGAGGCCGAGCGGGCAGGAATGGTGGCACGGGTGGTGCCGGCTGCGGAACTGCTCGACGACGCCCGCTCCACTGCCGAGACCATTGCCTCCATGTCGGCTCCGGTGGCCATGCTCGGCAAGGAACTGGTGAACGCGGCGTTCGAGACCACGTTGGACTCGGGCATCCGGCTGGAGCGCCGGGTCTTCCATTCCGTGTTTGCTTTGGAGGACCAGAAGGAAGGCATGGCTGCGTTTATCGAAAAGCGCAAGCCGGAGTTCAAGCACCGGTAA
- a CDS encoding enoyl-CoA hydratase/isomerase family protein — MTHTHPEPEVRFERTGHLGRIILNRPRAINALTATMVSLIADTLDAWEHDDGVATVLLSGAGERGLCAGGDIVAIYRDAANGGADSARFWAEEYRLNARISSYPKPYVALMDGIVLGGGVGISAHARHRVVTERTKVGMPETGIGFIPDVGGTYLLSRAPGELGTHAALTAGTLTGPDAVLMGLADIYVDSGRLQDLAAALAEKPVQEVLDAFAQEVPPAPLAAARPWIDDCYGHDDVETIVDALHRAGTADANQAAGVVLSKSPSALKVTLESLRRARALPDLESVLEQEYRVSLNALAAPDFAEGVRAQVIDKDRSPQWRPATLAEVRQADVHAYFDAPQGRPGLWENHPLTSQEQR; from the coding sequence ATGACGCACACCCACCCCGAACCCGAGGTCCGGTTCGAACGCACCGGGCATCTGGGCCGGATCATCCTGAACCGGCCGCGCGCCATCAACGCCCTGACCGCCACCATGGTCTCGCTGATCGCCGACACTCTCGATGCATGGGAGCACGACGACGGCGTGGCCACCGTCCTGCTCTCCGGCGCCGGCGAGCGCGGGCTCTGCGCCGGAGGGGACATCGTGGCGATCTACCGGGACGCAGCCAACGGCGGTGCGGACTCGGCCCGGTTCTGGGCCGAGGAGTACCGGCTCAACGCCCGGATCAGTTCCTATCCCAAGCCCTACGTCGCACTGATGGACGGGATTGTCCTGGGCGGCGGCGTCGGCATCTCCGCACACGCCCGGCACCGTGTCGTCACCGAACGGACCAAGGTGGGGATGCCCGAAACCGGCATCGGCTTCATTCCCGACGTCGGCGGCACCTACCTGCTCTCCCGTGCCCCCGGGGAGCTGGGTACGCATGCGGCCCTGACCGCCGGCACCCTGACCGGGCCGGATGCCGTGCTCATGGGCCTGGCGGACATCTACGTAGACAGCGGACGGCTTCAGGATCTTGCCGCCGCGCTCGCGGAAAAGCCGGTACAGGAGGTCCTCGACGCGTTCGCGCAGGAGGTGCCGCCGGCCCCGCTGGCCGCCGCGCGGCCCTGGATTGATGACTGCTACGGCCACGACGACGTCGAAACCATCGTGGATGCGCTGCACCGCGCCGGCACCGCCGACGCAAACCAGGCCGCCGGCGTCGTCCTGTCAAAGTCCCCGTCGGCGCTGAAGGTGACCCTGGAATCGCTGCGGCGGGCGCGGGCCCTGCCGGACCTGGAAAGCGTGCTCGAACAGGAATACCGGGTCTCGCTCAACGCGCTGGCCGCCCCCGACTTCGCCGAAGGCGTCCGCGCCCAGGTCATCGACAAGGACCGGTCCCCGCAATGGCGGCCGGCCACGCTGGCCGAGGTGCGGCAGGCCGATGTCCACGCGTACTTTGACGCGCCGCAGGGCCGGCCCGGCCTGTGGGAGAACCATCCACTCACATCCCAGGAGCAACGATGA
- a CDS encoding MFS transporter: protein MNRRTTSAGLPPAHDHAAHPHRWLLLSVLALAQLMVVLDGTIVNIALPDAQRELGMSDGDRTWVVTIYALAFGSLLLLGGRIADYWGRKRTFMVGMAGFALASALGGFAESTEMLLVARGLQGAFAALLAPASLAILTITFPSGKDRIKAFAVYGAIGGGGAAVGLLLGGVLTQYASWHWCLLVNVPIAVVAIAAGLPLIRESKAHGNTRYDLPGAILVVGGLAALVYGFAQAENGWARTGTIGFLVAGVVVLAAFVFVESKVSNPLLPLRVLTNRVRGGAFLVSTLTGAALLGGILFLVFYFQIVLGYSPLKSGLASLPMTLAITAGAGVLSNFLPRTGVRLPMTLGPVVGAVGLFWLSFITVEGNYAVEVLPGLVLLGFGLAMIFVPLQNVALAGVNEHDAGVASAAVSATQQIGGSIGTALFTAIYTAAISTYLESNGALPDAQLQALVSGYSSAFVWAGAAILLAAPISFFMIRMTKADLVQAPVVAHVG from the coding sequence CGGATTGCCTCCGGCTCACGACCATGCAGCGCACCCGCACCGCTGGTTGCTCCTTTCCGTCCTGGCCCTGGCCCAGCTGATGGTGGTCCTGGATGGGACCATCGTTAATATCGCCCTGCCGGACGCCCAGCGCGAGCTCGGCATGTCCGACGGCGACCGCACCTGGGTAGTTACCATCTACGCGCTGGCCTTCGGCTCGCTGCTGCTCCTCGGTGGACGCATTGCCGACTACTGGGGCCGCAAGCGCACGTTCATGGTTGGCATGGCCGGCTTCGCCCTGGCCTCGGCACTGGGCGGCTTCGCCGAGAGCACCGAAATGCTCCTTGTTGCCCGCGGCCTGCAGGGCGCCTTCGCCGCGCTCCTGGCACCTGCTTCGCTGGCTATCCTCACGATCACCTTCCCCTCCGGCAAGGACCGGATCAAGGCGTTCGCCGTTTACGGTGCCATCGGCGGCGGCGGCGCCGCGGTGGGGCTTCTGCTCGGCGGCGTCCTGACGCAGTACGCCTCCTGGCACTGGTGCCTGCTGGTGAACGTGCCCATCGCCGTCGTCGCCATAGCTGCCGGACTTCCGCTGATCCGCGAGAGCAAGGCGCACGGCAACACCCGTTACGACCTGCCCGGTGCCATCCTGGTGGTGGGCGGACTTGCCGCGCTTGTCTACGGTTTTGCGCAGGCTGAAAACGGCTGGGCCCGGACCGGGACCATCGGCTTCCTCGTAGCCGGCGTCGTTGTCCTGGCCGCCTTCGTGTTTGTGGAGTCCAAGGTCTCCAACCCGCTGCTGCCCTTGCGGGTGCTGACGAACCGGGTCCGCGGCGGGGCGTTCCTTGTCTCGACCCTGACCGGTGCGGCCCTGCTGGGCGGCATCCTGTTCCTGGTCTTCTACTTCCAGATTGTGCTGGGCTATTCGCCGCTGAAGTCCGGCCTGGCATCGCTGCCCATGACCCTGGCCATCACGGCGGGCGCGGGTGTGCTGTCCAACTTCCTGCCGCGCACCGGTGTCCGGCTGCCGATGACGCTGGGACCGGTGGTTGGCGCCGTCGGCCTCTTCTGGCTCTCCTTCATCACGGTGGAGGGCAACTACGCCGTGGAGGTCCTGCCCGGACTGGTGCTGCTGGGCTTCGGCCTCGCGATGATTTTCGTACCGCTGCAGAATGTCGCCCTGGCGGGTGTCAACGAGCACGACGCCGGTGTGGCCAGCGCCGCCGTTTCCGCCACCCAGCAGATCGGCGGTTCCATCGGAACCGCGCTGTTCACTGCCATCTACACCGCCGCCATCTCAACCTACTTGGAGAGCAATGGTGCCCTGCCGGATGCGCAGCTTCAGGCCCTGGTCAGCGGCTACTCGTCGGCCTTCGTCTGGGCCGGCGCCGCGATCCTTCTGGCGGCCCCGATCAGCTTCTTCATGATCCGCATGACCAAGGCGGACCTGGTGCAGGCTCCCGTGGTGGCACACGTCGGCTGA
- a CDS encoding sulfurtransferase TusA family protein — MAQVLLETNGQVCPFPLVEAKEAMTTMADGDELVIRFDCTQATDAIPRWAAESGYPVTDFSKIGAAEWSITVQKA, encoded by the coding sequence ATGGCACAGGTACTGCTTGAAACCAACGGGCAGGTCTGCCCCTTCCCCCTCGTCGAAGCCAAGGAGGCCATGACCACCATGGCTGACGGCGACGAACTGGTCATCCGGTTTGACTGCACCCAGGCCACCGATGCCATTCCCCGCTGGGCCGCCGAAAGCGGCTACCCGGTGACCGATTTCTCCAAGATCGGCGCGGCGGAGTGGTCCATCACGGTGCAGAAGGCCTGA